From the genome of Anabrus simplex isolate iqAnaSimp1 chromosome X, ASM4041472v1, whole genome shotgun sequence, one region includes:
- the LOC136886085 gene encoding retinol-binding protein pinta, which yields MKSGVRPLTPELEEVARKTINEVPDRRDEDLLKIKEWLEKQTHIKARTDDQFLIIFLRACKFSLERTKEKIDTYYAMRSALPEFFTNRDPLLPELQAVMDTACQFGLSDIPEGGPLWFWRLSNYDPKTTRIEDIIKVMFMMEETILLEEDSALVCGQHIFIDLAGVTMAHMLQFSPVVLKKFLQVWQVGYPTRPQQIHIVNIPSFFETLLNFVRSMLKEKLRKRLFFHTNIDSLKNEGLKAVLPEEYGGKSKSIKELGAIWKAKVESYRDYYLEDEKYGVDESKRPGRPKTTSELFGTEGSFRHLQLD from the exons ATGAAATCTGGAGTACGGCCTTTGACGCCAGAGTTGGAGGAAGTGGCGCGCAAAACAATCAACGAGGTGCCGGACCGAAGAGATGAAGACCTCTTGAAGATCAAGGAGTGGCTGGAGAAGCAGACACATATCAAGGCGAGAACAG ACGACCAGTTCCTCATTATTTTCCTCCGAGCCTGCAAGTTCAGTCTGGAGAGGACGAAAGAGAAGATAGACACTTATTACGCCATGAGATCTGCCTTGCCAGAGTTCTTCACCAACAGAGACCCTCTCCTGCCAGAACTCCAGGCTGTCATGGACACCGC GTGCCAGTTCGGGCTGAGTGACATCCCGGAGGGAGGCCCGCTGTGGTTTTGGCGGCTCAGTAACTACGATCCCAAAACCACCAGGATCGAAGATATAATAAAGGTGATGTTCATGATGGAGGAGACGATACTGCTGGAAGAGGACAGCGCTCTGGTGTGCGGTCAGCACATATTCATCGACCTGGCGGGAGTCACGATGGCTCACATGCTGCAGTTCTCACCGGTCGTGCTCAAGAAGTTTCTTCAAGTTTGGCAG GTAGGCTATCCTACTAGACCGCAGCAGATCCACATCGTCAACATTCCTTCGTTCTTCGAGACTCTCCTCAACTTCGTGCGTTCGATGTTGAAGGAGAAACTCAGGAAAAGG TTATTCTTCCACACGAACATCGACTCCCTGAAGAACGAAGGATTAAAGGCAGTTCTACCCGAAGAATACGGTGGAAAGTCTAAATCGATCAAGGAGCTAGGAG CGATTTGGAAGGCGAAAGTTGAGAGCTACAGAGATTACTACCTGGAGGACGAGAAGTACGGAGTGGACGAATCAAAGAGACCTGGTCGGCCTAAAACAACGAGTGAATTATTCGGGACAGAGGGCTCCTTCAGGCATCTACAACTGGACTGA